A single Anopheles arabiensis isolate DONGOLA chromosome 2, AaraD3, whole genome shotgun sequence DNA region contains:
- the LOC120896861 gene encoding mitochondrial pyruvate carrier 2-like: protein MSKLYHGVINVADKFVPNALRPLWNHAAGPKTVFFWAPVFKWGLVVAGLSDLRRPADQLSVSQSASLAATGIIWSRYSLVIIPKNWGLFSVNVFVAGTQVLQLYRAWDFSRKAPKTAA from the exons ATGTCGAAGCTTTACCACGGTGTCATCAATGTGGCCGATAAGTTTGTCCCCAACGCGTTGCGGCCCCTGTGGAACCACGCTGCTG GACCGAAAACAGTTTTCTTCTGGGCGCCCGTCTTTAAATGG GGCTTGGTCGTAGCCGGATTGAGTGACCTTCGACGTCCTGCGGACCAGCTGTCAGTTTCGCAGTCCGCTTCACTGGCGGCAACCGGAATAATTTGGTCGCGCTACTCGCTGGTGATCATTCCCAAAAATTGGGGCCTCTTCTCGGTGAACGTGTTCGTCGCCGGTACGCAAGTACTGCAACTGTATCGCGCGTGGGACTTTTCGCGCAAGGCACCGAAAACCGCTGCCTAG
- the LOC120899856 gene encoding deformed epidermal autoregulatory factor 1, translated as MDSEIPELSDEAEEHVKLDNGDEVALPPRTRLVTTTDVQQGNTQVVQVPVSLPVGTLIGGATFNVLTTEQIQHFKPMICVDNNGFVSSSTVVGDLGNELKPTHIVIQQQSSSDNQQQDDSGMVEGGQSQNNSQQSSQQGGTQEYRVESNSALANHLANVEVLQVRCKTTTGELYKSRLGSGGRGKCIKHKDGWYTPSEFENICGRGSSKDWKRSIRYGGRSLQTLIDEGILTPHATSCTCSACCDDESGETATGPVRLFTPYKRRRRNQSEHESPQLDKKKRIVVTSGTTTSVGGNATSTSGSNSTTHTNNAIINSNSAATTTSVVNNSAISNQHQQVAVQTAQVHAATRQQLHQATATINATPIITNNTSTTTTTTTVKVVQQEQQQELQNELITTKEEPWQTLTEGIDTTTEFVDQQTQLLAEANLPFERMKTFCTQLTKMVQEMRKCIVETQEHHNRQLECMQRERDAAILTVTQLEQEQNINSNCIPPGSIHANKKCANCNREALAECSLCRRTPYCSTFCQRKDWITHQNECVRSTQEPTHQIMLIVDETQ; from the exons ATGGATTCGGAGATTCCGGAACTTTCCGACGAAGCCGAGGAACACGTCAAACTCGACAACGGTGATGAG GTTGCATTGCCTCCGCGCACACGTTTAGTTACCACCACCGACGTGCAACAGGGCAATACGCAGGTAGTGCAGGTGCCTGTATCCCTGCCAGTCGGTACACTTATCGGTGGCGCCACGTTCAACGTGCTCACCACTGAGCAGATACAGCACTTTAAGCCAATGATTTGCGTCGACAACAACGGGTTCGTCTCGAGCAGTACGGTGGTCGGCGATCTCGGTAACGAGCTGAAACCGACCCATATCGTCATTCAGCAGCAGAGTTCCTCCGACAACCAGCAGCAGGACGATTCGGGCATGGTTGAAGGCGGTCAGTCGCAGAACAACTCCCAGCAAAGCTCGCAGCAAGGCGGCACGCAGGAGTATCGCGTCGAGAGCAACAGTGCCCTGGCGAACCATTTGGCTAACGTGGAGGTGCTGCAAGTGCGATGCAAAACCACCACCGGTGAGCTGTACAAGAGCCGCCTGGGATCTGGCGGCCGGGGGAAATGCATCAAGCATAAGGACGGCTGGTACACGCCGAGCGAGTTCGAAAACATTTGCGGCCGCGGCTCGAGCAAAGACTGGAAACGATCGATAAGGTACGGTGGGCGTAGTTTGCAGACGCTTATCGATGAAGGTATCCTGACGCCGCACGCCACCAGCTGTACCTGTTCGGCGTGCTGCGACGACGAGTCTGGCGAAA CCGCAACTGGACCGGTGCGTCTGTTTACACCTTATAAGCGTCGGCGAAGGAACCAAAGTGAGCACGAGTCGCCACAGCTGGATAAGAAGAAGCGCATCGTCGTGACCAGCGGTACGACCACCTCGGTTGGCGGGAATGCCACCAGCACATCGGGCAGTAACAGCACAACCCACACCAACAATGCCATCATTAACAGCAATAGCGCCGCGACCACTACCAGCGTGGTGAACAATTCCGCCATAAGCAATCAGCACCAGCAGGTAGCTGTACAGACGGCACAAGTGCATGCAGCTACCCGGCAACAGCTACACCAGGCGACGGCCACAATAAATGCAACGCCCATCATTACCAACAACACGAGCACCACAACGACCACCACGACCGTGAAGGTCGTACagcaggaacagcagcaggagctgcAAAACGAATTGATCACAACCAAAGAGGAACCGTGGCAGACGCTAACCGAGGGCATCGACACAACGACGGAATTCGTGGACCAGCAGACTCAAT TACTAGCGGAAGCTAATTTACCTTTCGAAAGAATGAAAACCTTCTGCACACAGCTGACGAAAATGGTGCAGGAAATGCGAAAGTGTATTGTGGAAACGCAGGAGCATCACAACCGCCAGCTAGAGTGCATGCAACGGGAACGGGATGCCGCAATACTTACCGTGACGCAACTCGAACAGGAGCAgaacatcaacagcaactgCATTCCTCCGGGATCGATTCACGCTAACAAAAAG TGCGCCAACTGTAATCGTGAAGCGTTGGCCGAATGCTCGTTGTGTCGAAGGACACCCTACTGCTCGACGTTCTGTCAGCGAAAAGACTGGATCACGCATCAGAACGAATGCGTCCGGAGCACGCAGGAACCAACGCACCAGATAATGCTAATAGTGGACGAAACGCAATAG
- the LOC120903613 gene encoding LOW QUALITY PROTEIN: transmembrane protein 70 homolog, mitochondrial (The sequence of the model RefSeq protein was modified relative to this genomic sequence to represent the inferred CDS: inserted 1 base in 1 codon), translating to MHSLRLTLPRIVRAIPSSSAFRAPLGVILRQNSCLLQQRQDSATSMRMLCSKTAPPTSAQESAKHTKDDNLGDRVYYGSLTPQIRAXKVFSLATSIGGIVAQPILLEQASKVGGMPMIVAVCGFAGFFTFVTPILLHLVTKRYITDLHYDPSKQQYTATTITFFLQREKTAFKIEDVTVPEVGGLFTTFLVKNKAFFVDPQLFPDPTHYIKIMGYDKPIDFKFEEARQTSNSEEKEKQHR from the exons ATGCATTCGCTCCGGTTAACGCTGCCACGAATTGTGCGCGCAATACCTAGTTCCTCAGCGTTCCGAGCACCATTAGGCGTAATATTGAGGCAAAACTCGTGCCTGCTGCAACAGCGGCAAGATTCAGCAACATCCATGCGGATGCTATGTTCGAAAACAGCGCCACCCACCAGTGCTCAAGAGTCTGCCAAACACACCAAGGACGACAATCTGGGCGACCGAGTGTACTACGGGAGTCTCACGCCACAAATACGGG GTAAGGTGTTCTCGTTGGCCACCAGCATAGGCGGCATCGTTGCGCAACCGATTTTGCTCGAACAAGCCAGCAAGGTAGGCGGTATGCCGATGATAGTGGCCGTTTGCGGGTTTGCCGGATTCTTCACCTTCGTCACACCGATACTGCTGCACTTGGTCACAAAACGATACATTACCGATCTGCACTACGATCCTTCCAAGCAGCAGTATACGGCCACAACGATAACGTTTTTCCTTCAGCGGGAAAAG ACGGCTTTTAAAATTGAGGATGTTACCGTGCCGGAAGTTGGTGGTTTGTTTACGACATTTTTGGTGAAAAATAAAGCCTTCTTTGTCGATCCGCAGCTGTTTCCCGATCCTACACATTACATCAAAATAATGGGTTACGACAAACCGATCGATTTCAAGTTTGAAGAAGCTCGACAAACGAGTAACagcgaagaaaaggaaaagcaacatCGATAA
- the LOC120899864 gene encoding LOW QUALITY PROTEIN: catalase-like (The sequence of the model RefSeq protein was modified relative to this genomic sequence to represent the inferred CDS: inserted 2 bases in 1 codon), with translation MSRNPAENQLNAYKDAQKDKVTATMSHGAPVGTKTASETAGPRGPVLLQDVHLIDELAHFDRERIPERVVHAKGAGAFGYFEVTHDITQYCAAKLFEKVGKKTPLAVRFSTVGGEXGSADTVRDPRGFAVKFYTDDGVWDMVGNNTPIFFIRDPVLFPSFIHTQKRNPATHLKDPDMFWDFISLRPETTHQTMFLFSDRGTPDGYRFMNGYGSHTYKLVNADGKPVYCKFHFKTDQGIKNLDPARANELTATDPDYSIRDLYNAIAKKDFPSWTLKVQVMTFEQAEKVPYNPFDLTKVWPQNEFPLIPVGRMVLDRNPSNYFAEVEQAAFAPSHLVPGIEPSPDKMLQARLFAYADTHRHRVGANYLMLPVNCPYRVATRNFQRDGPMNCTDNQGGAPNYFPNSFSGPQTCPRAHKLQNTPLKLSGDVNRYETGDEDNFSQATVFYRRVLDDAGRQRLINNIVGHLKDASPFLQERAVKNFAMVDADFGRHLSEGLKLRRTANL, from the exons ATGTCGCGCAATCCGGCCGAAAACCAGCTGAACGCATACAAGGATGCCCAGAAG GATAAGGTGACGGCTACGATGAGCCATGGTGCTCCTGTCGGTACCAAGACCGCCTCGGAGACGGCAGGCCCGCGCGgtccggtgctgctgcaggacgTTCACCTGATCGACGAGCTGGCCCACTTTGACCGTGAGCGTATTCCGGAGCGCGTTGTGCACGCTAAGGGTGCCGGTGCGTTCGGTTACTTCGAGGTTACCCACGACATCACGCAGTACTGTGCCGCCAAGCTGTTCGAGAAGGTTGGCAAGAAAACGCCACTAGCCGTACGCTTCTCTACCGTCGGCGGCGA CGGCTCGGCCGATACGGTACGCGATCCGCGCGGTTTCGCCGTCAAGTTCTACACGGACGATGGGGTGTGGGATATGGTCGGCAACAATACGCCCATCTTCTTCATCCGTGATCCGGTGCTGTTCCCGAGCTTCATCCACACGCAAAAGCGCAACCCCGCGACGCACCTGAAGGATCCGGACATGTTCTGGGACTTTATTTCGCTGCGACCGGAGACGACGCACCAGACGATGTTCCTGTTCTCCGACCGGGGCACTCCGGACGGTTACCGTTTCATGAACGGGTACGGTTCACACACGTACAAGCTGGTCAACGCGGACGGCAAGCCAGTGTACTGTAAGTTCCACTTCAAGACGGATCAGGGCATTAAGAATCTGGATCCGGCCCGTGCGAACGAGCTGACCGCCACCGATCCGGACTACAGCATTCGCGACCTGTACAATGCGATCGCCAAGAAGGACTTCCCCAGCTGGACGCTGAAGGTGCAGGTGATGACGTTCGAGCAGGCCGAAAAGGTTCCGTACAATCCGTTCGATCTGACCAAGGTTTGGCCGCAGAACGAATTCCCGCTCATTCCGGTCGGTCGCATGGTGCTGGACCGCAACCCGAGCAACTACTTCGCCGAGGTGGAACAGGCCGCGTTTGCCCCATCTCACCTGGTGCCCGGCATCGAACCGTCGCCCGACAAGATGCTGCAGGCGCGTCTGTTCGCTTACGCCGATACGCACCGTCACCGCGTGGGTGCCAACTATCTGATGCTGCCGGTCAACTGCCCTTACCGGGTGGCGACCCGCAACTTCCAGCGCGATGGGCCGATGAACTGCACCGACAATCAGGGCGGCGCGCCGAACTACTTCCCGAACTCGTTCAGCGGTCCGCAAACCTGCCCGAGGGCGCACAAGCTGCAGAACACGCCGCTGAAGCTGTCCGGCGACGTTAACCGGTACGAAACGGGAGATGAGGACAATTTCTCGCAGGCGACCGTGTTCTACCGTCGCGTGCTGGATGACGCTGGCCGCCAGCGCCTGATCAACAACATCGTCGGACACCTGAAGGATGCGTCGCCGTTCCTGCAGGAACGTGCGGTGAAGAATTTCGCCATGGTTGATGCCGATTTTGGCCGTCACCTTTCCGAGGGACTGAAGCTGCGCCGCACGGCCAATCTGTAA
- the LOC120896860 gene encoding helix-loop-helix protein 1, which yields MVYQMKDPMELSSCAVGVRKPRTKSAQLCTPSHDHLPAGQPPVYGSAGPVRQRKQQQDPSSIQTTEFSNLTREERRRRRRATLKYRTAHATRERIRVEAFNVAFSELRKLLPTLPPDKKLSKIEILKLAICYISYLNHVLDA from the coding sequence ATGGTGTACCAGATGAAGGACCCGATGGAACTCTCGTCGTGTGCCGTAGGCGTGCGTAAACCACGAACAAAGAGCGCCCAATTGTGCACACCGAGCCACGATCATCTTCCCGCCGGCCAACCGCCAGTCTACGGCAGTGCCGGCCCAGTACGACAGCGCAAGCAGCAACAGGATCCATCCTCGATTCAGACCACCGAATTTTCGAACCTAACGCGCGAGGAACGGCGAAGACGGCGGCGGGCCACTCTCAAGTACCGCACGGCGCACGCGACACGCGAACGGATCCGCGTCGAGGCGTTCAATGTGGCATTTTCCGAGCTGAGAAAATTGCTTCCGACGCTGCCGCCGGACAAGAAGCTGTCCAAAATAGAGATACTCAAGCTGGCCATCTGTTACATCTCCTATCTTAATCATGTGCTGGATGCttga